Proteins co-encoded in one Acidovorax sp. 69 genomic window:
- the nuoI gene encoding NADH-quinone oxidoreductase subunit NuoI — protein MTAVAAASFSFKDFFKSFMLVELLKGMALTGRYAFRRKVTVQFPEEKTPLSPRFRGLHALRRYDNGEERCIACKLCEAVCPAMAITIESDVRADGSRRTTRYDIDLTKCIFCGFCEESCPVDSIVETHILEYHGEKRGDLYFTKDMLLAVGDRYEGEIAAAKAADAKYR, from the coding sequence AAGAGCTTCATGCTCGTGGAGTTGCTCAAGGGCATGGCTCTTACGGGCCGGTACGCTTTTCGCCGCAAGGTGACCGTGCAGTTCCCTGAAGAGAAGACTCCTCTCTCTCCACGTTTTCGTGGTCTGCATGCCCTGCGCCGTTATGACAACGGCGAGGAGCGCTGCATTGCCTGCAAGCTGTGTGAGGCTGTTTGCCCCGCCATGGCGATCACGATTGAGTCGGATGTTCGCGCTGATGGATCTCGCCGTACCACGCGCTATGACATCGATCTGACCAAGTGCATCTTCTGCGGGTTCTGCGAAGAAAGCTGCCCCGTTGACTCAATTGTCGAGACGCATATCTTGGAGTACCACGGTGAAAAGCGTGGTGATTTGTACTTCACGAAGGACATGCTCTTGGCTGTGGGTGACCGGTACGAAGGTGAAATTGCGGCAGCCAAGGCTGCAGACGCCAAGTACCGCTGA
- a CDS encoding NADH-quinone oxidoreductase subunit J: MDAKTGFFYLFSVVLLFAAFRVITARNPVHAVLYLILAFSQAAAVWVLLKAEFLAIALVLVYLGAVMVLFLFVVMMLDIHVDTVRKGFWKHFPLAATVGALIALEMAAVLMGGFRGMDEPKAVAAAVDAAGQVVQYSNTKALGKLLYTQYLFPVEIAAVILLVAMIAAIALTLRQRKDSKAINPSLQVRVRASDRLEVVKVAATQKAAAEVSVEPAVEEKKA, from the coding sequence ATGGACGCCAAGACTGGTTTCTTCTATCTCTTCTCGGTGGTGCTGTTGTTTGCAGCTTTCCGGGTGATCACTGCGCGCAACCCGGTGCATGCGGTGCTCTATCTCATCCTCGCGTTCTCGCAGGCAGCAGCCGTGTGGGTGTTGCTCAAGGCCGAGTTTTTGGCCATTGCCCTGGTGCTCGTGTATCTGGGTGCGGTGATGGTGCTTTTCCTGTTCGTGGTGATGATGCTGGATATCCACGTCGATACTGTGCGCAAGGGCTTCTGGAAGCATTTCCCCTTAGCTGCGACTGTGGGTGCGTTGATCGCTCTGGAAATGGCTGCAGTGCTGATGGGGGGCTTTCGTGGCATGGACGAGCCCAAGGCTGTCGCCGCCGCAGTGGATGCAGCGGGGCAAGTGGTTCAGTATTCCAATACCAAGGCGTTGGGCAAGCTGCTCTACACCCAATACTTGTTTCCCGTTGAGATAGCTGCCGTCATTTTGCTGGTTGCCATGATCGCAGCCATCGCCTTGACATTGCGCCAACGCAAGGACAGCAAGGCCATCAACCCATCGTTGCAGGTTCGGGTGCGTGCCTCTGATCGGCTGGAGGTCGTCAAGGTCGCCGCGACACAAAAGGCCGCTGCAGAAGTTTCGGTTGAGCCTGCTGTTGAGGAGAAAAAAGCATGA
- the nuoK gene encoding NADH-quinone oxidoreductase subunit NuoK: protein MTLTLGHFLSLGAMLFALAVIGIFLNRKNLIVLLMAIELMLLAVNMNFVAFSYYLGDMHGQVFVFFILTVAAAESAIGLAILVLLFRNKSSINAEDLNTLKG from the coding sequence ATGACGCTGACTTTGGGCCACTTTCTCTCTCTGGGGGCCATGCTGTTTGCGCTGGCTGTGATTGGCATCTTCCTGAACCGCAAGAATTTGATTGTGCTGCTGATGGCGATCGAGTTGATGCTTCTCGCCGTGAACATGAATTTCGTGGCGTTTTCGTATTACCTGGGCGACATGCACGGACAGGTGTTCGTGTTTTTCATCCTGACGGTGGCGGCTGCTGAATCTGCCATTGGCTTGGCCATCCTGGTGCTGCTGTTCCGCAACAAGTCCAGCATCAACGCGGAAGATCTCAACACCCTCAAGGGTTGA